One segment of uncultured Methanobrevibacter sp. DNA contains the following:
- a CDS encoding SDR family oxidoreductase has translation INDIPYYRSGDYAIELPNGEIDIKGRIDNQIKLRGLRIEIGEIESNISNFPEIKQVIVVIKKINNSEHLCAYYTAGTEIDKDQLKEYLTERLTKYMVPTVFMQLDEMPQLPNGKTDTKKLPEPKAEIKYVAPETPLEQEICSIFSNVLNVETVGAEDNFFEIGGTSLVASKLIIELLKQDYSVKYDDIFHNQTPRKLAKFLSGEVQIEYEGIQLIKDYNYDEINKLLEENTLDSFLEGEKLELGNVLLTGATGFLGIHVLYEFIKNESGTIYCMFRKGKFDSCEDRLIDLMNYYFDEDFSDLIGSRIILSEGDITNLDDFKKLEDCPIDTIINCAAIVKHYTADDYIFKVNVDGVINGLKFAESRNNVKYVQISTISVLSSFSENEEAYPDMTYNERTLYYEQDLTNKYLGSKFLAERMVLEAATRGLTVKIVRVGNLMSRHDDGVFQKNYETNAFLNNIKVFKNIQAITPLMSKEETDMSQIDYVAKSVLELSKTPEKCRIFHSMNNHYISNGDIIDVLNDYGYNIREVNNEEFNEIYDKNMNDNIQGLITAEISVEDYEEGDSFEDLVEIEQTTEILHLLGFYWPKPDKDYLKRLIDYLNKFNYFE, from the coding sequence AATAAACGACATCCCATACTACAGAAGCGGAGACTATGCAATCGAACTTCCAAATGGTGAAATTGACATCAAAGGAAGAATAGACAACCAAATCAAACTCAGAGGACTAAGAATAGAAATTGGAGAAATCGAATCCAATATATCAAATTTCCCTGAAATAAAACAGGTCATTGTCGTTATCAAAAAAATAAACAATTCCGAACATTTATGTGCTTATTATACTGCAGGTACTGAAATTGACAAAGATCAATTGAAAGAGTATTTAACTGAAAGATTAACAAAATACATGGTTCCAACAGTATTTATGCAACTTGATGAAATGCCTCAATTGCCAAACGGTAAAACTGATACTAAAAAGCTTCCAGAACCAAAAGCAGAAATCAAATATGTTGCACCGGAAACTCCATTAGAACAGGAGATTTGTTCCATATTTTCCAATGTACTGAATGTTGAAACTGTTGGTGCTGAAGACAATTTCTTTGAAATAGGTGGAACATCCCTTGTTGCATCAAAATTAATTATAGAATTGTTAAAACAAGACTATAGTGTAAAGTATGACGATATTTTCCACAATCAAACCCCTAGAAAATTAGCTAAGTTCTTATCTGGAGAAGTCCAAATAGAATACGAAGGTATACAGCTAATTAAAGACTACAATTACGATGAAATCAACAAGCTTCTTGAAGAAAATACATTGGATAGCTTCTTAGAGGGTGAAAAACTGGAATTAGGAAATGTTTTATTGACCGGAGCTACAGGTTTTCTGGGAATTCATGTTTTATATGAATTCATCAAAAACGAATCAGGAACCATATATTGTATGTTTAGAAAAGGTAAATTCGATTCATGTGAAGACCGCCTGATTGATTTGATGAATTATTATTTCGATGAGGATTTCTCAGATCTTATCGGTTCAAGAATCATTTTAAGTGAAGGAGACATTACCAATCTTGATGACTTCAAAAAACTAGAAGATTGTCCTATCGACACAATAATCAACTGTGCTGCTATTGTCAAACATTATACTGCTGATGATTATATTTTCAAGGTAAATGTTGATGGTGTTATTAATGGGCTTAAATTTGCAGAGTCCAGAAATAACGTGAAATATGTACAGATATCCACAATCAGTGTTCTTTCATCATTCAGCGAAAATGAGGAAGCATATCCTGACATGACATACAACGAAAGGACACTATACTATGAACAAGATTTGACCAATAAATATCTCGGAAGTAAATTTTTAGCTGAAAGAATGGTTTTAGAGGCTGCAACTAGAGGATTAACTGTAAAAATAGTAAGGGTAGGAAACCTGATGAGCAGACATGATGACGGCGTATTCCAGAAAAATTATGAAACAAATGCTTTCTTAAACAACATCAAGGTATTTAAAAACATCCAAGCTATAACACCACTCATGTCTAAAGAAGAGACAGATATGAGTCAAATAGATTATGTTGCAAAATCCGTACTTGAATTATCTAAAACACCGGAAAAATGTAGGATATTCCATTCCATGAATAATCATTACATTTCTAACGGAGATATAATTGATGTATTGAATGATTATGGTTATAACATCAGAGAAGTTAACAATGAAGAATTTAACGAGATATACGATAAAAACATGAATGATAATATTCAAGGTTTAATTACCGCAGAAATATCTGTTGAGGATTATGAGGAAGGAGATTCCTTTGAAGATCTTGTAGAAATAGAACAAACTACTGAAATTCTTCATTTGTTAGGATTCTATTGGCCTAAACCTGATAAAGACTATCTCAAACGATTAATAGATTATTTAAATAAATTTAACTATTTTGAATGA